A genome region from Apus apus isolate bApuApu2 chromosome 2, bApuApu2.pri.cur, whole genome shotgun sequence includes the following:
- the UMAD1 gene encoding UBAP1-MVB12-associated (UMA)-domain containing protein 1 isoform X2, with protein sequence MYIKEGFSEYFWIQCTHIFFSTTSENDFATNTGHRSQLTVSSAEEGNERSQNLESSPFMSDLLSDVPFALAPHVLAVQGTQNDVPDRLLTYDINDNLSRFWYDFTLENSVLCDP encoded by the exons atgTATATCAAAGAGGGcttttcagaatatttctggATACAATGTACACATATTTTCTTCTCCACCACCTCTGAAAATGATTTTGCA ACAAATACAGGGCACCGATCGCAGTTGACTGTATCAAGTGCAGAGGAGGGAAATGAGAGGAGTCAAAATTTGGAAAGCAGCCCTTTCATGTCAGATCTTCTGAGTGACGTCCCCTTTGCCCTAGCACCACATGTGTTAGCAGTGCAGGGCACGCAAAATGACGTTCCTGACCGATTGCTCACCTACGACATCAATGATAATTTATCAAGATTTTGGTATGACTTTACACTTGAAAATTCAGTGCTTTGTGATccttaa